The following is a genomic window from Oncorhynchus masou masou isolate Uvic2021 chromosome 6, UVic_Omas_1.1, whole genome shotgun sequence.
CAGGTGAGCCTGGGAACAGGCAGGTAACAGGCAGGTGAGCCTGGGAACAGGCAGGTGAGCCTGGGAACAGGCAGGTGAGCCTGGGAACAGGCAGGTGAGCCTGGGAACAGGCAGGTGAGCCTGGGAACAGGCAGGTGAGCCTGGGAACAGGCAGGTGAGCCTGGGAAGAGGCAGGTGAGCCTGGGAACAGGCAGGTGAGCCTGGGAACAGGCAGGTGAGCCTGGGAACAGGCAGGTGAGCCTGGGAACAGGCAGGTGAGCCTGGGAACAGGCAGGTGAGCCTGGGAACAGGCAGGTGAGCCTGGGAAGAGGCAGGTGAGCCTGGGAACAGGCAGGTGAGCCTGGGAACAGGCAGGTGAGCCTGGGAACAGGCAGGTGAGCCTGGGAACAGGCAGGTGAGCCTGGGAACAGGCAGGTGAGCCTGGGAACAGGCAGGTGAGCCTGGGAACAGGCAGGTGAGCCTGGGAAGAGGCAGGTGAGCCTGGGAACAGGCAGGTGAGCCTGGGAAGAGGCAGGTGAGCCTGGGAACAGGCAGGTGAGCCTGGGAACAGGCAGGTGAGCCTGGGAACAGGCAGGTGAGCCTGGGAACAGGCAGGTGAGCCTGGGAACAGGCAGGTGAGCCTGGGAAGAGGCAGGTGAGCCTGGGAACAGGCAGGTGAGCCTGGGAACAGGCAGGTGAGCCTGGGAAGAGGCAGGTGAGCCTGGGAAGAGGCAGGTTAGCCTGGGAACAGGCAGGTGAGCCTGGGAAGAGGCAGGTTAGCCTGGGAACAGGCAGGTGAGCCTGGGAACAGGCAGGTGAGCCTGGGAACAGGCAGGTGAGCCTGGGAACAGGCAGGTGAGCCTGGGAACAGGCAGGTGAGCCTGGGAACAGGCAGGTGAGCCTGGGAAGAGGCAGGTGAGCCTGGGAACAGGCAGGTGAGCCTGGGAACAGGCAGGTGAGCCTGGGAACAGGCAGGTGAGCCTGGGAAGAGGCAGGTGAGCCTGGGAACAGGCAGGTGAGCCTGGGAACAGGCAGATGCATACATACCACAGGGCAGTCTTGTTCACTCATCCATACAGTCACCAACAGttcatacatacagtatgtgctaACATTTCTGGCAACAATGTCACATACTTTCTCACATGTTTGCTCCTTCCAGACACTTGACACCACTGAGTAGACCTACTGATATATTGGACTACTTAACAAAACATTATTATGATTATAGTGGGATTTTCAGAAAATGTATATGTTTGATTTCTCAAAGCACATAGAAAGAAAGATCATGTTTTAATCACATGCACATTTGAAAACACATGCAGATTTTTGGACACACTGAGTGTGTTCACACTCAGTGAACACACTCATGcatgtgtttttatgtgtgtgtgtgtgtgtgtgtgtgcgcatatgtgcatatgtgcatgcatgtgtgtgcatgcacacacacacataaacacacacacacacacaaatgtttgACAGGATCATGAGGGCAACTGTAATCCAAAGACACATTAAGTTCAGAttattttatgaaattcactgaggaggatggtccctcCCCTTcgtcctctgaggagcctccactgatccaTACATCCCAGACAGTCATAAAAAGATAGATTTAAAGACAAGCCAACATATCTTGAAATCTGTTCAGGAAACATGCAGTTTCACATTCACATGTTGAGGTGTATAATGGGAGGTGTATAATGACGAGAACCAAATATCATCAAGATTCAAAGATATGACCTGTTACGTACATAAACACGTGTTCGTACCgtacactcactaacacacacacacacatttgcatcTCACAGCAACATCCCCTCCTCTGTGGATATGTGATACAGAGTGTTGGCTGAAGTTAAACTAGAAACTGATCTAAGGTCGGTGTTGCATTTTCttcactaatggttaaggtttcgATATTGGGAGGATAAGCTGATCCTCGGTCAGTGCCAAAGGGCCACGGGCAATAAAGGTAAGCTAAGCTAGCACCCTCCTGTGTTAGTAAAGAGGGCTGCATCTCAACCACTAAGCACTCACACATGCAACTTCATTCGATCCCATCCTCCACTGTCTTTATTGTTTGTACTTTATCATTCATTCAATAAAGGTGTAATTCATATAATTCATATTAATGTTATTTTTTTCTGCTTTCTTGACCCTCCATCTAGAGACAATATTTGAATTTAAGCATAGAGTAATTTACACACATAAATGGGTAAGTAACCCAGGAACATTCTCCATGTCTCCCATTCAAAGTCACACCTCGGATTGCAAAATGTCTGGAACTTCAATAAAGTCTCTGTTTTCCCCAAACTCCCAGTTGGAGGATTCCCAGGACCAGAGAGAATACGTAGGAAATCAAGAATCTTCCAACAACGACTTCTGGAGAACCCTAGTCACACCATAACAGCTAGACCATTGACCAGTTCTGCATAACTCGCCAAGGTacttcaatcaaatcaaatcaaatcaaaatcaaatgtatttatatagcccttcgtacatcagctgatatctcaaagtgctgtacagaaacccagcctaaaaacccaaacagcaagcaatgcaggtgttgaagcacattggctaggaaaaactgcagagaaaggccaaaacctaggaagaaacctagagaggaaccaggctatgtggggtggccagtcctcttctggctgtgccgggtggagattataacagaacatggccaagatgttaaaatgttcataaatgaccagcatggtcctataataataaggcagaacagttgacactggagcaacagcacggccaggtggactggggacagcaaggagtcatcatgtcaggtagtcctgaggcatggtcctagggctaaggtcctccgagagagagaaagaaagagagaaagagagaattagagagagcacacttaaa
Proteins encoded in this region:
- the LOC135541479 gene encoding putative protein CRIPAK; translation: MHLPVPRLTCLFPGSPASSQAHLPVPRLTCLFPGSPACSQAHLPLPRLTCLFPGSPACSQAHLPVPRLTCLFPGSPACSQAHLPVPRLTCLFPGSPACSQANLPLPRLTCLFPGSPACSQAHLPVPRLTCLFPGSPACSQAHLPVPRLTCLFPGSPACSQAHLPVPRLTCLFPGSPACSQAHLPLPRLTCLFPGSPACSQAHLPVPRLTCLFPGSPACSQAHLPVPRLTCLFPGSPASSQAHLPVPRLTCLFPGSPACSQAHLPVPRLTCLFPGSPACSQAHLPLPRLTCLFPGSPACSQAHLPVPRLTCLFPGSPACSQAHLPVPRLTCLLPACSQAHLPVPRLTCLFPGSPACSQAHLPVPRLICLFPGSPACSHSPACSQAHLPVPRLTCLFPGSPASFPGSPASSQAHLPVPRLTCLFPGSPACSQAHLPVPRLTCLFPGSPACSQAHLPVPRLTCLFPGSPACSQAHLPVPRLTCLFPGSPASSQAHLPLPRLTCQGVAGKLVVKALGQGCWIK